The genomic stretch GACATGTGGAACCAGCTGAAAAGCTCATCGGATGGAAGTCCACATCACCCTCCCTTGTGAGTCAAATAAAAGGTACTACATGGAAAAATCCCAAAGATGAGAGGAGACTGGAGAGTGAGAACAATTTTTAATTCCCTGGGTGGGTATGACCAATTGACCATTTAAAAGTTTGAGGGGAAGATTCTTTAAGCAAGTAGCACATATAGAAGAGCATACCAATGAGGCGGGTGTGGCGAAAGGCTCTCATGCATTGGAGGGCAACAAGATCATTTTATATGAGGATAGACATACGGACGCTAATGTATCTTATCCTGGCCATAAATGTTTTTACCAAAACCCCATTTGCATTTAACACTTCTGCAAGTATGTTCACCTATGCACATACAAGTCGAGTGACAATACCTCTCCCTTTTGCTTCCGTAAATAACCCTAACCTATAGGCATAGAGGAACTCACCTCATTTTAGTGCACGATATTAGTACCAGTTTGTTAGTGTGGAAGTCGATACATTAATATTAGTGACACTGATATGAATCGACCAATtcaatatcaatacctaaaaccatgatcacaagttttttttttttttgggagggggggggtgggtgtggtgttgagaggggggagagagataaGAGGGATAAACCAGAGAAGGATATGTttgttgtcacttttttttatgttttaatctAAAACATTTTTTCTGTATAAGTATTTCTCATTCTGTATCCGGTCATTGCTCCACAAGCAGCTAAcataaaccaaaccaattcaCCAGAACCCTAAGTAAGGAATTTCAAACcccacccctaaaaaaaatgaaaaatatgtttttttttttttcaatctctcCTCCCAGTGTATAAgcacccaaaaaattaaaaaatcagtttttgatCTGATTAGAGGCATCTTTAGCATTTGGGTGCATCATCTGGAGGATGAGGAAGTGTCTCCATCTCCCCCTTTCCATTCTTCACTATAAAAGCCATAGATAGACCCCAAGAAGTATGAATCTCTATGTGACAGTGCATGAACCAGACCCCTACAAAGACAAATAGAAATATGATCACTTAATTATAAGTTTCAAAACAGTAATCAATGTCTAAGGAAAACAAACCCACAAAAGGCTTACCAGGATTGTCTGCAACAAATCTTATGGCAGCCCATCCACCCACTGGAACCCCTACTGTGTTCATGTATGGTGGATCAACCAGGTTGAGCTTCACTGAGTCAGGATCATAGTTGCCACTCCCATAGCCCACAACATAAAAGCTATATCCATGGAGATGAATGGGGTGGTTCTCAGTACTTACAATCCCTGTGTCCTGCAATATGAGTTGTACCCTGGACCCATATTCAAGGACCTTAGTCCTAGTCCCAACCAATGACTGAGTATTATTAGGAATATTATTAGGTGCCCCATTAACATAATCATAAGCATTAAGGGGCACACCAGGGAAATCCTCACTAAAGAAACCATTAATCTTGTTGTAATAAGCTTGAAGAAGTGAGATATTGGGCTTAACAAAAGAGATATTGTTTATGGAAGCTGCCAATACACCACCATTGGTGGCTTTGCAATTCTTACTGGGTTGTGGTGATCTGCATTTTTGGACATTTAGTCCAATAGTGAAGAAGAGGTCTGTGTCTATGTCTAAAGGGACAGCAACAGGGTTTAAGCTCCTTAGACCATCCATTACTGTCTTGACAGCACGATCATCACTGAAACTAGGAAGCTTAGCTGATATAGCTAAGCTATTAACTGCTGCATTTGTGTACTGGAAGTAAGCTATGGCTGACACATTAAGGAAGCTTATATTCTTAGCAGACATGTAGGCTCCCATGGCCATGGAGTATCTGCCATTGGGTTGATCGGCGGTAACAAGCACATTCATCGTCTGTCCCGGAGCAATCATAAGTCGATTGACCGTGAAGGGCTTCGTGTACTCGGCATCAACTTCAACAATGGTTAGCTTGTGGTTAGCAATGGCAAAGAAGTGCTCCATGTTCAAGGCTGCATTTATAATCCTCAACAAGTATGTCTTCCCTTGGACCACTTCAATCTTATACACATCTGGAATAgaaatgatattaaaaaaaaaaaaattcctgttTTAGaacagagagaaaatagaaagaaaatctTAGTAATGGATAATTTGGTTAGGTGATCTTATGGCATTGGCTAATGACTATGGAGGACCCTGGTGTCTATTCCATCAtcactcttcttttctcttgtgtTGCTTCCCCTTAAACACCATGATTTTAGTCAAACAAAGCTCTGCAATCTGCATCATTGAAGCTgaatttgcttttctttttgtttgaaaataaaatgtaaaattttaatgaataggtcagaacaaaatccatgccaTGGTGAACTCGCAAGACTTAATTATGGActgtctaaatgacacctcATAGGTGTATTTAAAACTTTTAGCCTTTGTTTTGATTGTCCCTTTTCTCATTCTTAGAAGTTCTTTTAAGTCAGGGGTGAAAGAAGGtttaaaaagaattaaaaatgactTACCgttatataattattaaaagttattattatttttgtatatttttggAGAACGCGTGAGATGATAGGATTTactctcattaaaaaaaaaacaagtgcgTTATACTAAAAGGGCAAAACAAGTtagattacaaattatttaacaCCTTAAGGGGTATCAATAGGAAAAACCTTCTAAATTATATTAGAACTAAGAAGGCTAGGTGAAGAGTACTAGGCCAGTTATTACCATTAGAGGAGCAATTGTAATTGGGACCAGGGTGGCCATTAATAAGGAAAGCATCCGCCCGCGGAGGACCTCCACCGCTCGCTAGAACCTCCTTCTCCAAGGGTACAACATTCCTCAACCAATGCTCCCCTGCCAAGATCAAAGTCCAAGCATGGCAAAGGCTCTCATAAAAATAACTAGTAAACTACCCTTCTCTTTAGTTACAGTACTGTATATTAATCAGAattaagctaaaaaaaaaagaagaagacaccTTAATTGGATTACCTAATATGACAATGTGCTCCTCGTAAGGCTGTTTAAAGGGGTAAGGGATGCCGGATTTTGGATAGATGATGATCGCGCCATAAATGGTTGCTCGGAGCCAAGCTGTGTGAGCATGCCAAAACAATGTACCCTTTTGTTGCCCTAGAGTGAACTCATAGGTGAAGCTTTGCCCTTCTTGGATTGGGCACTGTGTTATGTATGCCGGTCCATCGTACCAGCAAGACAGCCTCTGCCGGACTCCATGCCTGAAAATAACATTACTATTAGGaccaagtttttcttcacccatgatgaaaatgaagatggcCATCATTAATCTTAGACCCAAGCCAAAAATACtgaaaagggtattttgggctTTCAACAATAAGATGCAGTAATAATGACCCTAGATTCGTGGATGTTTCCttcagagggagagagagagaggactttGTAATAAACTCCAACTTGTCTTCCCAATTCCCTATTGCAAATCAAGTGATTA from Macadamia integrifolia cultivar HAES 741 chromosome 14, SCU_Mint_v3, whole genome shotgun sequence encodes the following:
- the LOC122061261 gene encoding laccase-6, coding for MKADKDDTTGLTLFPFLYYHPLQLLQPFISSALHHPIKKPPLPSHLSQSSTCALSLSLFLSFSLSQRVMASSVALFLIWLAVISYACTLHALAKQWPLRRSIMPTRFYDFKVHTMRITKLCESKDIMAINGMFPGPVVYAQEDDRVRVKVTNKTPHNVTIHWHGVRQRLSCWYDGPAYITQCPIQEGQSFTYEFTLGQQKGTLFWHAHTAWLRATIYGAIIIYPKSGIPYPFKQPYEEHIVILGEHWLRNVVPLEKEVLASGGGPPRADAFLINGHPGPNYNCSSNDVYKIEVVQGKTYLLRIINAALNMEHFFAIANHKLTIVEVDAEYTKPFTVNRLMIAPGQTMNVLVTADQPNGRYSMAMGAYMSAKNISFLNVSAIAYFQYTNAAVNSLAISAKLPSFSDDRAVKTVMDGLRSLNPVAVPLDIDTDLFFTIGLNVQKCRSPQPSKNCKATNGGVLAASINNISFVKPNISLLQAYYNKINGFFSEDFPGVPLNAYDYVNGAPNNIPNNTQSLVGTRTKVLEYGSRVQLILQDTGIVSTENHPIHLHGYSFYVVGYGSGNYDPDSVKLNLVDPPYMNTVGVPVGGWAAIRFVADNPGVWFMHCHIEIHTSWGLSMAFIVKNGKGEMETLPHPPDDAPKC